One segment of Mycolicibacterium neworleansense DNA contains the following:
- a CDS encoding alpha/beta hydrolase family protein yields the protein MLERTAEVTGGREVAVDRHVRVNYGASLSPDATAFAHLVDDGGYPRAVQRFLRGWRASSSRDVELPVVGPVTKVIHSADGHWLACQVAPEGGTRSQIWVVTTDPDDRDARRIDYWPVEAGEGTAELIGWDGTQVAAILTGEDGVGSSCLIDPATGYTLVLDRRSGGRLVDAWAGASLVRVGPRGYQELIMLWGLTEIALLPSDPGSVTDFGVILDDHTPRRLRSGLDGETTLYYPASTYDLGSTEGFVRALIRSDNGAAHARLLEVTVTAEGVGYHVVAERPGYDLDEFVVSDDLSTVALLWNIDGRSELQILEYADETLSVPIPLPGPVAGELSISAGGSMVAVTVQGPSLPRTVELVDPRSLEWERIDREPSSGPLTSAPTLERITARDGLELTGWLYRPQGEVVGAVMFLHGGPEGQARPEYNEIFPALLDAGFAVLTPNVRGSGGFGRAFVHADDKELRFAAIDDVADCAQYLLDRGIAPAGRLACTGWSYGGYLTQAALAFHPQLFVAGISICGMSDLNTFYRTTEPWIAAASYPEYGHPVADRDLLERLSPLPRAHQVIAPLLLVHGGNDTNVLPDESRQMFEALTELDRTVELLIFEDDGHEITKRENRAALVDAATRWLAKAFGV from the coding sequence ATGCTGGAAAGGACCGCGGAAGTGACGGGAGGACGCGAGGTGGCCGTAGATCGGCATGTGCGGGTGAACTACGGCGCGTCCCTGTCACCGGATGCGACGGCATTTGCCCACTTGGTCGACGACGGCGGCTATCCGCGGGCGGTACAGCGCTTCCTGCGCGGATGGCGGGCGAGCTCCTCCCGTGACGTCGAACTGCCCGTTGTCGGACCGGTGACGAAGGTCATTCATTCCGCAGACGGCCACTGGCTGGCCTGCCAGGTGGCCCCGGAAGGCGGGACGCGCAGCCAGATCTGGGTGGTGACCACCGATCCCGACGACCGTGACGCGCGCCGCATCGACTACTGGCCGGTTGAGGCCGGGGAGGGCACCGCGGAACTGATCGGGTGGGACGGCACCCAGGTCGCGGCGATCCTCACCGGAGAGGACGGGGTCGGCAGCTCGTGCCTGATCGATCCGGCGACCGGTTACACCCTGGTGCTCGACCGGCGCTCGGGTGGCCGGCTGGTCGACGCGTGGGCGGGCGCCTCGCTGGTGCGGGTCGGCCCGCGCGGGTACCAGGAGCTCATCATGTTGTGGGGGCTCACCGAAATCGCGTTGCTGCCATCGGATCCCGGTTCGGTCACTGATTTCGGCGTGATCCTCGACGATCACACGCCGCGCCGGCTCCGCAGCGGTTTGGACGGTGAGACCACGCTCTACTACCCGGCCAGTACCTATGACCTGGGCAGCACCGAGGGGTTTGTGCGGGCCCTGATCCGCAGCGACAACGGCGCCGCGCACGCCCGCCTGCTGGAGGTCACGGTCACCGCCGAGGGCGTGGGCTATCACGTGGTGGCGGAGCGGCCCGGGTATGACCTCGACGAGTTCGTGGTCAGTGACGACCTGTCCACCGTGGCGTTGTTGTGGAACATCGACGGGCGCAGCGAGCTGCAGATCCTGGAGTATGCCGACGAGACGCTGTCGGTCCCGATTCCGTTGCCCGGCCCGGTTGCCGGTGAGCTGAGCATCAGCGCGGGTGGGTCGATGGTCGCGGTCACCGTGCAGGGACCGTCGCTGCCGCGCACCGTCGAACTGGTCGACCCGCGGTCGCTGGAATGGGAGCGGATCGACCGGGAGCCGAGCAGCGGGCCACTGACCTCGGCGCCGACGCTGGAGCGGATCACCGCGCGCGACGGGTTGGAGCTCACCGGGTGGCTGTACCGGCCGCAGGGCGAAGTGGTGGGCGCGGTGATGTTCCTGCACGGCGGCCCCGAGGGGCAGGCGCGGCCCGAATACAACGAGATCTTCCCGGCGCTGCTGGATGCGGGTTTCGCGGTGCTGACGCCGAATGTGCGTGGCTCGGGCGGGTTCGGCCGGGCATTCGTGCACGCCGACGACAAGGAGCTGAGGTTCGCCGCGATCGACGATGTCGCCGATTGCGCGCAGTATCTCCTCGACCGCGGCATCGCCCCGGCCGGGCGGCTGGCCTGTACGGGATGGTCGTACGGCGGCTATCTGACCCAGGCGGCGCTCGCCTTTCATCCGCAGCTTTTCGTCGCGGGCATCAGCATCTGCGGGATGAGTGACCTGAACACCTTCTACCGCACCACCGAGCCGTGGATCGCGGCGGCGTCCTACCCGGAATACGGCCATCCCGTGGCGGATCGCGATCTGCTGGAACGGCTTTCACCGCTGCCGAGGGCGCATCAGGTGATCGCGCCGCTATTGCTGGTGCACGGCGGCAACGACACGAACGTGCTGCCCGACGAATCGCGTCAGATGTTCGAGGCGCTCACCGAGCTCGACCGCACGGTCGAGCTGCTGATCTTCGAAGACGACGGGCATGAGATCACCAAGCGTGAGAACCGCGCGGCGCTGGTTGACGCCGCGACCCGTTGGCTGGCCAAGGCGTTCGGCGTCTAG
- a CDS encoding MmpS family transport accessory protein — protein MTDSPRRDGSEPGQSFGSGYPVDYPDPAYSNQPPYQGSYPAVPQPAPPVGSAVPNPTQQLPPYSPYGYDAGATGQYGAGSPPPGAPTPPEPGNREPRLWLWILAAVAILVVLGLVIALVIANGSSQETVVAPQPVTPQPGFTTSPTAPTTTTRAPRPLPPPTATSPTETTPGPTETVVYEVTGEGRAINITYLDTGNVLQTEFNVPLPWTKQVELAQPATETASVSVVNFGPEVACTVTVNGAQTQHRTGSGITICVGTP, from the coding sequence ATGACCGATTCACCACGCCGCGACGGGTCCGAGCCGGGCCAATCTTTCGGTAGCGGCTACCCCGTCGACTATCCAGATCCGGCGTACTCGAACCAGCCGCCGTATCAGGGCTCGTACCCGGCCGTGCCCCAACCGGCGCCGCCGGTCGGATCCGCGGTGCCGAATCCCACCCAACAGCTACCGCCCTACTCTCCCTACGGATACGACGCCGGCGCAACCGGCCAGTACGGGGCCGGTTCCCCGCCACCGGGGGCACCCACTCCGCCCGAACCCGGCAACCGCGAGCCCCGGCTGTGGCTGTGGATCCTGGCCGCCGTCGCGATCCTGGTGGTCCTGGGCCTGGTCATCGCGCTGGTGATCGCCAACGGGTCAAGCCAGGAAACGGTCGTCGCACCGCAACCGGTGACGCCGCAACCCGGCTTCACCACGTCTCCGACGGCGCCCACGACGACCACCCGCGCACCGCGGCCGCTTCCGCCGCCCACCGCCACGTCACCGACCGAGACCACACCCGGGCCCACCGAGACCGTGGTCTACGAGGTCACCGGTGAGGGTCGGGCCATCAACATCACCTACCTGGACACCGGCAACGTCCTGCAAACCGAGTTCAACGTCCCGCTCCCCTGGACCAAGCAGGTCGAACTGGCTCAGCCGGCGACCGAAACGGCCAGCGTGAGTGTCGTGAACTTCGGCCCCGAGGTGGCGTGCACCGTGACCGTCAACGGCGCGCAGACCCAACATCGCACCGGGTCGGGCATCACGATCTGCGTCGGCACACCCTGA
- a CDS encoding carboxyl transferase domain-containing protein yields the protein MGAALSSHRDEHLALVEQLRAKLATAALGGPERARQRHVDRGKLLPRDRVDGLLDPGSPFLEIAALAADGMYDDECPGAGMIAGIGRVSGRECLIVANDATVKGGTYYPVTVKKHLRAQEIALQNKLPCIYLVDSGGAFLPRQDEVFPDREHFGRIFYNQATMSAQGIAQIAAVLGSCTAGGAYVPAMSDEAVIVRNQGTIFLGGPPLVKAATGEVVTAEDLGGGDLHSKTSGVTDHLAHDDRDALRIVRNIVATLGPAEAPPWAVTPTVDAVADQTELYDVVPVDARVPYDVHEVITRIVDGGEFNEFKAEYGTTLVTGFARIHGHPVGIVANNGVLFGESALKGAHFIELCDKRKIPLLFLQNIAGFMVGRDYEASGIAKHGAKMVTAVACARVPKLTVVIGGSYGAGNYSMCGRAYSPRFLWMWPNARISVMGGEQAASVLATVRGDMSAVEEEQFKAPIRAQYEHQGNPYYSTARLWDDGVIDPADTRTVLGLALSVVGQAPLEPVSYGVFRM from the coding sequence ATGGGAGCCGCCTTGTCATCGCACCGCGACGAGCACCTGGCGCTGGTCGAGCAGTTGCGCGCCAAGCTCGCCACCGCCGCCCTCGGCGGCCCTGAGCGGGCCCGTCAACGCCACGTCGACCGGGGTAAATTGCTGCCCCGCGACCGGGTCGACGGCCTGCTGGACCCGGGCAGTCCGTTCCTGGAGATCGCCGCGCTGGCCGCCGACGGCATGTACGACGACGAATGTCCCGGCGCCGGGATGATCGCCGGCATCGGCCGGGTGTCAGGGCGGGAATGCCTGATTGTCGCCAACGACGCCACTGTGAAGGGCGGCACGTACTACCCGGTCACGGTCAAGAAACACCTGCGCGCGCAAGAGATCGCGCTGCAGAACAAGCTGCCGTGTATCTACCTGGTGGACTCCGGCGGCGCGTTCCTGCCGCGCCAGGACGAGGTGTTCCCCGACCGCGAGCACTTCGGCCGCATCTTCTACAACCAGGCCACCATGAGCGCGCAGGGCATCGCCCAGATCGCCGCGGTTCTGGGCTCGTGCACCGCGGGCGGGGCCTACGTGCCCGCGATGAGCGACGAGGCCGTCATCGTGCGCAACCAGGGCACGATCTTCCTGGGCGGGCCGCCGCTGGTGAAGGCCGCCACCGGTGAGGTGGTCACCGCCGAGGACCTCGGCGGCGGCGACCTGCACTCCAAGACCTCTGGTGTCACCGACCACCTGGCCCACGACGACCGCGACGCACTGCGGATCGTGCGCAACATCGTGGCCACGCTCGGGCCGGCCGAGGCCCCGCCGTGGGCGGTGACGCCCACCGTGGACGCCGTGGCCGACCAGACCGAGCTCTACGACGTGGTTCCGGTCGACGCCCGCGTGCCCTATGACGTGCACGAGGTGATCACCCGCATCGTCGACGGCGGCGAGTTCAACGAATTCAAGGCCGAGTACGGCACCACCCTGGTCACGGGATTCGCCCGCATCCACGGTCACCCGGTCGGCATCGTCGCGAACAACGGTGTGTTGTTCGGTGAATCCGCGCTCAAAGGAGCACATTTCATCGAGCTGTGCGACAAGCGCAAGATCCCGCTGCTCTTCCTGCAGAACATCGCCGGGTTCATGGTGGGCCGCGACTACGAGGCCTCGGGCATCGCCAAGCACGGCGCCAAGATGGTCACCGCGGTGGCCTGCGCCCGGGTTCCGAAGCTGACCGTGGTGATCGGCGGCTCCTACGGGGCGGGTAACTACTCGATGTGTGGGCGCGCGTATTCGCCGCGGTTCCTGTGGATGTGGCCCAATGCGCGCATCTCGGTGATGGGCGGTGAGCAGGCGGCATCGGTGCTGGCCACCGTGCGCGGCGACATGAGCGCCGTGGAAGAAGAACAGTTCAAGGCACCGATCCGGGCCCAGTACGAGCACCAGGGCAACCCGTACTACTCGACCGCCCGGCTCTGGGACGACGGTGTGATCGACCCTGCTGACACCAGAACGGTGCTCGGCCTTGCTCTTTCGGTTGTCGGCCAGGCTCCGCTGGAGCCGGTCTCCTACGGCGTGTTTCGGATGTGA
- a CDS encoding acetyl-CoA carboxylase biotin carboxylase subunit, giving the protein MTSSAMFDTVLVANRGEIAVRVIRTLRTMGIRSVAVFSDADAEARHVLEADVAVHIGPAAARQSYLDIDTVVSAAQRTGAQAVHPGYGFLSENAEFAAALQAAGIVFIGPPASAIATMGDKIAAKAAVSAFGVPVVPGISRPGLTDDELIAGAPEVGFPVLVKPSAGGGGKGMRVVEQAADLPAALISARREAAAAFGDDTLFLERFVLRPRHIEVQVLADGHGNVIHLGERECSLQRRHQKVIEEAPSPLLDPATRARIGAAACDTARSVDYTGAGTVEFIVSADAPDEFFFMEMNTRLQVEHPVTEMVTGVDLVEQQVQIAAGEKLALGQDDIVMTGHAIEARVYAEDPANGFLPTGGPVLGLREPTGPGVRVDSGLAAGTVVGSDYDPMLSKVIAHGADRTAALHKLDRALADTAVLGLTTNTEFLRFLLADADVAVGRLDTGLLDRRAPDFAPQEIGDAELIAAAAYQWISNWAQAGDNLWARPTGWRVGERAPAAFRLRAAGRTDHVYLTGIPSQATATVENGETHTLSAAFAGDQFIVTLDGMRTEYLVATQLSGGVGQLWLSGAGRSYVVEEVREAPVRPDAEHSGDAELVSPMPGSVVAVGVASGSEVTAGTMVVTVEAMKMEHALTAPTDGVAELLVAVGDQVKVGQPLARITAATQENEQ; this is encoded by the coding sequence ATGACCTCAAGCGCAATGTTCGATACCGTCCTCGTCGCCAACCGCGGCGAGATCGCGGTGCGGGTCATCCGCACCCTGCGGACCATGGGCATCCGGTCGGTTGCGGTGTTCAGCGACGCCGACGCCGAGGCGCGTCATGTCTTGGAAGCAGATGTCGCCGTACACATCGGACCCGCCGCGGCCCGGCAAAGCTACCTCGACATCGACACCGTCGTCTCCGCCGCACAGCGAACCGGCGCGCAGGCGGTCCACCCCGGCTACGGATTCCTCTCCGAGAACGCAGAATTCGCCGCTGCTCTGCAGGCCGCGGGCATCGTGTTCATCGGCCCGCCCGCCTCTGCCATCGCCACCATGGGCGACAAGATCGCCGCCAAGGCCGCCGTATCGGCATTCGGTGTCCCCGTCGTCCCGGGGATCTCGCGGCCGGGTCTGACGGATGACGAGTTGATCGCGGGTGCACCCGAGGTCGGCTTTCCTGTGCTCGTCAAGCCGTCGGCCGGCGGCGGCGGCAAGGGCATGCGCGTGGTCGAGCAGGCCGCCGATCTTCCGGCCGCACTGATCAGCGCTCGCCGCGAGGCCGCCGCGGCGTTCGGCGACGACACCCTGTTCCTGGAACGGTTTGTGTTGCGGCCCCGCCATATCGAGGTGCAGGTACTGGCCGACGGTCACGGCAACGTGATCCACCTCGGAGAGCGGGAATGCAGCCTGCAGCGCCGGCATCAGAAGGTCATCGAGGAGGCACCCTCGCCGCTGCTGGACCCGGCCACCCGGGCGCGCATCGGTGCGGCTGCGTGCGACACCGCGCGTAGTGTCGATTACACGGGCGCCGGCACGGTGGAGTTCATCGTGTCCGCCGATGCGCCCGACGAGTTCTTCTTCATGGAGATGAACACCCGGCTGCAGGTCGAACACCCGGTCACCGAGATGGTCACCGGAGTCGACCTGGTGGAACAGCAGGTCCAGATCGCCGCCGGCGAGAAGCTCGCACTCGGCCAGGACGACATCGTCATGACCGGGCATGCCATCGAGGCCAGGGTGTACGCCGAGGACCCGGCCAACGGCTTCCTTCCCACCGGCGGGCCGGTACTGGGATTGCGCGAGCCGACCGGACCCGGTGTGCGGGTGGATTCCGGTCTGGCCGCGGGCACCGTGGTCGGCAGCGACTACGACCCGATGCTGTCGAAGGTCATCGCCCACGGCGCCGACCGGACCGCGGCATTGCACAAGCTGGACCGGGCGCTGGCCGACACCGCGGTGCTCGGCCTGACCACCAACACCGAGTTCCTGCGCTTCCTGCTGGCCGATGCCGATGTGGCCGTGGGCCGGCTGGACACCGGACTGCTCGACCGTCGCGCACCGGATTTCGCGCCCCAGGAGATCGGTGACGCCGAGCTGATCGCGGCGGCGGCCTACCAGTGGATCAGCAACTGGGCGCAGGCCGGCGACAATTTGTGGGCCCGGCCGACCGGCTGGCGGGTGGGGGAGCGTGCTCCGGCTGCATTCCGGCTGCGCGCCGCCGGCCGCACCGACCACGTCTACCTCACCGGTATCCCGAGTCAGGCCACCGCGACCGTCGAGAACGGCGAAACCCACACCCTGAGTGCCGCTTTCGCCGGTGACCAGTTCATCGTCACCCTCGACGGCATGCGTACCGAGTATCTGGTCGCCACGCAGCTGAGCGGGGGCGTCGGCCAACTCTGGCTCTCGGGCGCGGGTCGCAGCTATGTCGTCGAAGAGGTTCGCGAGGCGCCGGTGCGACCCGACGCTGAGCACAGCGGCGATGCCGAACTCGTCAGCCCCATGCCGGGATCGGTTGTCGCCGTGGGTGTTGCCAGCGGCAGCGAGGTGACTGCAGGCACCATGGTGGTCACCGTGGAGGCGATGAAGATGGAGCATGCCCTGACCGCACCGACCGACGGTGTGGCCGAACTACTCGTCGCCGTCGGCGACCAGGTCAAGGTGGGTCAGCCGCTGGCCCGAATCACCGCTGCAACACAGGAGAACGAGCAATGA
- a CDS encoding SACE_7040 family transcriptional regulator codes for MSDSAVTRRSQAKSDRRSQLVAAAERLVAERGYLAVRLEDIGSAVGISGPAIYRHFPNKEALLVELLVGISTRLLAGAQEVIARTDDPAASLDGLVDFHLDFVFGESDLIRIQDRDLAHLPDTARRQVRRAQRQYVEIWVTVLTRLDPDLAEDDARVMAHAAFGLLNSTPHIVRPAVPKTHSRAVLRRMTLAALTAD; via the coding sequence ATGTCCGACAGCGCCGTCACGCGACGCAGTCAGGCCAAATCCGATCGCCGCAGCCAATTGGTCGCGGCCGCCGAACGGCTTGTGGCCGAACGCGGTTACCTCGCAGTGCGCCTGGAGGACATCGGCTCGGCGGTCGGGATCAGCGGTCCGGCCATCTACCGGCACTTCCCCAACAAGGAAGCCCTGCTGGTCGAGCTTCTCGTCGGGATCAGTACCCGCCTGCTGGCGGGAGCACAGGAAGTCATCGCGCGGACCGACGACCCCGCCGCATCACTGGACGGCCTGGTGGACTTCCACCTCGACTTCGTCTTCGGTGAGTCGGATCTGATCCGCATCCAGGACCGCGACCTGGCCCACCTGCCCGACACCGCCAGACGACAGGTGCGCCGCGCCCAGCGTCAGTACGTGGAGATCTGGGTGACGGTCCTGACGCGGCTCGACCCGGACCTGGCCGAGGACGACGCCCGGGTGATGGCCCATGCCGCGTTCGGCCTGCTCAACTCCACCCCACACATCGTCAGACCCGCTGTCCCCAAGACACATTCACGGGCAGTGCTGCGCCGGATGACACTGGCGGCGCTCACCGCCGACTAG
- a CDS encoding acyl-CoA dehydrogenase family protein, translating to MSDFLSTGTLPDHYEQLAKTVRDFAQSVVAPVAAKHDEEHSFPYEVVAGMADMGLFGLPFPEEYGGMGGDYFALCLALEELGKVDQSVAITLEAGVSLGAMPVYRFGNEAQKQEWLPLLASGKALGAFGLTEAGGGSDAGATKTTAKMDDGHWIINGSKQFITNSGTDITKLVTVTAVTGEREGGKKEISSILVPVPIEGFTAEPAYNKVGWNASDTHPLSFDDVRVPAENLLGERGRGYANFLRILDEGRIAIAALSVGVAQGCVDECVKYAKERQAFGAAIGTYQAIAFKIARMEARAHTARAAYYDAAALMLSGKPFKKAASVAKLVSSEAAMDNARDATQIFGGYGFMNEYPVARHYRDSKILEIGEGTTEVQLMLIAREAGL from the coding sequence ATGAGCGACTTTCTTTCCACCGGCACGCTGCCGGATCACTACGAGCAACTGGCCAAGACAGTCCGCGACTTCGCCCAGAGCGTGGTCGCCCCGGTGGCCGCCAAACACGATGAGGAACACTCGTTCCCGTACGAGGTCGTCGCCGGCATGGCTGACATGGGACTGTTCGGCCTTCCGTTCCCCGAGGAGTACGGCGGCATGGGCGGCGACTACTTCGCGCTGTGCCTGGCTCTGGAGGAACTCGGCAAGGTCGATCAGAGCGTGGCCATCACGCTGGAGGCCGGAGTTTCGCTGGGCGCCATGCCCGTCTACCGGTTCGGCAACGAAGCTCAGAAGCAGGAGTGGCTGCCGCTGCTGGCCAGCGGCAAGGCGCTGGGTGCGTTCGGCCTGACCGAGGCCGGTGGTGGCAGTGACGCCGGCGCCACCAAGACCACGGCGAAGATGGATGACGGTCACTGGATAATCAACGGCTCCAAGCAGTTCATCACCAACTCCGGCACCGACATCACCAAGCTGGTGACCGTCACCGCCGTGACCGGGGAACGCGAAGGTGGCAAGAAGGAGATCTCCTCGATCCTGGTGCCGGTGCCCATCGAGGGCTTCACCGCCGAACCGGCCTACAACAAGGTGGGCTGGAACGCCTCGGACACCCACCCGCTGAGCTTCGACGACGTCCGGGTGCCTGCGGAGAACCTGCTCGGCGAGCGGGGCCGCGGCTACGCCAACTTCCTGCGCATCCTCGACGAGGGCCGCATCGCCATCGCGGCGCTGTCGGTCGGTGTCGCGCAGGGCTGTGTGGACGAATGCGTCAAGTACGCCAAGGAACGTCAGGCCTTCGGCGCGGCCATCGGCACGTACCAGGCCATCGCCTTCAAGATCGCCCGGATGGAGGCCCGTGCCCACACCGCCCGCGCCGCCTACTACGACGCCGCCGCCCTGATGCTGTCCGGCAAGCCGTTCAAGAAGGCGGCGTCGGTGGCCAAGCTGGTGTCCAGCGAGGCCGCGATGGACAACGCCCGCGACGCCACCCAGATCTTCGGTGGCTACGGATTCATGAACGAATACCCGGTGGCGCGTCACTACCGGGACAGCAAGATCCTCGAAATCGGCGAGGGGACAACCGAAGTTCAGCTGATGCTGATCGCGCGGGAGGCGGGTCTGTGA